A single window of Pseudomonas lutea DNA harbors:
- a CDS encoding ABC transporter ATP-binding protein, with product MSLLNIKNLNVRFGDATATPVVDGLDLTVDKGEVLAIVGESGSGKSVTMMALMGLIEHPGVVTADALVFDGKDMLKLNSRQRRQIVGKDLSMVFQDPMTALNPSYTVGFQIKEVLKQHLGLSGRAAHQRALELLQKVEIPGAAQRLDAYPHQLSGGMSQRVAIAMAIAGEPKLLIADEPTTALDVTIQAQIMDLLLALQKEQDMGLVLITHDLAVVAETAQRVCVMYAGQAVEVGQVPQLFDIPAHPYSEALLAAIPEHSMGAARLSTLPGIVPGRYDRPSGCLLSPRCPYVEEKCRQQRPALDPKVQSLARCFFPRNQEVA from the coding sequence ATGTCTCTTTTAAACATCAAGAACCTCAACGTGCGCTTCGGCGACGCCACGGCCACGCCGGTCGTAGACGGCCTCGACCTGACGGTCGACAAGGGCGAAGTACTGGCCATCGTGGGCGAGTCGGGCTCGGGTAAATCCGTGACCATGATGGCGCTCATGGGCCTGATCGAGCACCCCGGCGTAGTGACCGCCGACGCGCTGGTGTTCGACGGCAAAGACATGCTCAAGCTCAATTCGCGTCAGCGTCGGCAAATCGTCGGCAAAGACTTGTCGATGGTCTTTCAGGACCCGATGACCGCGTTGAACCCCAGCTACACCGTGGGCTTCCAGATCAAGGAAGTGCTCAAGCAGCACCTGGGCCTGTCCGGTCGCGCGGCTCACCAGCGCGCACTCGAACTGCTGCAGAAGGTCGAAATCCCGGGCGCAGCACAGCGTCTGGACGCCTATCCGCACCAACTCTCGGGCGGCATGAGCCAGCGTGTTGCTATCGCGATGGCCATTGCCGGCGAGCCGAAACTGCTGATCGCCGACGAACCGACCACGGCGCTGGACGTGACCATTCAGGCGCAGATCATGGACCTATTGCTGGCCCTGCAAAAAGAGCAGGACATGGGCCTGGTCCTCATTACTCATGACCTCGCCGTAGTGGCTGAAACCGCACAGCGGGTCTGCGTGATGTATGCCGGCCAGGCTGTTGAAGTCGGTCAGGTTCCTCAACTGTTCGACATCCCTGCGCACCCTTACAGTGAAGCGCTGCTGGCAGCGATTCCCGAGCACAGCATGGGAGCGGCGCGCCTGTCGACGCTGCCAGGCATTGTTCCCGGCCGCTATGACCGTCCAAGTGGCTGCCTGCTGTCACCGCGTTGCCCGTATGTCGAAGAAAAATGCCGCCAGCAACGCCCGGCCCTTGATCCCAAAGTACAGAGCCTGGCCCGTTGCTTCTTTCCGCGTAATCAGGAGGTGGCGTAA
- a CDS encoding OprD family porin: MKKASTAVFALSVLALSVAAQAEPTSQEFVPTTLAPNNAQSEAKGFLEDSKLTGSTKNWYANELLRRDGEFTRKENGVVVDSDPRRINWVQGTIVDYTSGFTQGTVGFATQMALYNAVALDRDKDDLMGGANRTLTENNGDPVGQWSKLGLGNIKARVSNTTLTAGRQSMNTPVLAYIGNRALPSSFEGVSVQSDEFNNISIQAGSFDRVSPRTEQSLTKFRSEYTNNTATADHVDMAGVDYKPFKSLTTSFYASNVEDFWHQYYFAFTHEMGDTDVLGLSTNLNYYKTKDSGKKKMGEIDNDTYSLSLTATHKAHSFSIAYQEVEGDTYFDYLHDTNAIFLANSLLSDFNGPNEKSVQLSYLLNMADYGVPGLKFNIYQARGFDIDGTHYKGTAYDVSKMDDENHYEYGVGTSYTLQSGPLKASTMRATYTTHRASENQADGNINEFRLVTTVPFNIL, translated from the coding sequence GTGAAAAAAGCCAGCACCGCTGTATTCGCCTTATCCGTCCTCGCACTCAGCGTTGCGGCCCAGGCAGAGCCAACCAGTCAGGAATTCGTTCCGACCACACTGGCCCCCAACAACGCCCAGAGCGAAGCGAAGGGCTTTCTGGAAGACTCCAAACTGACCGGTTCGACCAAGAACTGGTACGCCAACGAACTGCTGCGTCGGGACGGCGAGTTCACCCGCAAAGAGAACGGCGTTGTCGTTGACAGCGACCCGCGCCGTATCAACTGGGTACAGGGCACGATCGTTGATTACACGTCGGGCTTCACTCAGGGCACTGTCGGCTTCGCCACCCAGATGGCGCTTTACAACGCTGTTGCACTGGACCGCGACAAAGACGACCTGATGGGCGGCGCCAACCGTACGCTGACCGAAAACAACGGCGACCCGGTCGGTCAGTGGAGCAAGTTGGGCCTGGGCAATATCAAGGCGCGCGTCTCCAACACAACGTTGACCGCTGGCCGTCAATCGATGAACACCCCGGTGCTGGCTTACATCGGCAACCGTGCGCTGCCTTCAAGCTTTGAAGGTGTGAGCGTTCAGAGCGACGAGTTCAACAACATCTCGATCCAGGCCGGCAGCTTTGATCGCGTGTCGCCGCGTACCGAGCAGAGCCTGACCAAGTTCCGCTCCGAGTACACCAACAACACCGCCACCGCCGATCACGTTGACATGGCAGGCGTCGATTACAAGCCATTCAAAAGCCTGACCACCAGCTTCTATGCCTCCAATGTTGAAGACTTCTGGCATCAGTACTACTTCGCCTTCACCCATGAGATGGGTGACACCGACGTGCTGGGCTTGAGCACCAACCTGAACTACTACAAGACCAAAGATTCCGGCAAGAAGAAGATGGGTGAAATCGACAACGACACCTACAGCCTGTCGTTGACCGCCACTCACAAAGCGCACAGCTTCAGCATCGCGTACCAGGAAGTTGAAGGCGATACTTACTTCGACTACCTGCATGACACCAACGCCATCTTCCTGGCCAACTCCCTGCTCTCGGACTTCAACGGCCCGAACGAGAAGTCGGTCCAGTTGAGCTACCTGCTGAACATGGCGGACTACGGCGTGCCAGGCCTGAAGTTCAACATTTACCAGGCTCGCGGTTTCGACATCGACGGCACGCACTACAAAGGCACCGCCTACGACGTCTCGAAGATGGACGACGAGAACCACTACGAATATGGTGTCGGCACTTCGTACACCCTGCAGTCCGGCCCGCTCAAGGCGTCGACCATGCGTGCTACGTACACCACCCACCGCGCGAGCGAAAACCAGGCTGATGGCAACATCAACGAGTTCCGTCTGGTGACCACCGTTCCGTTCAACATTTTGTAA
- a CDS encoding peptide ABC transporter ATP-binding protein, whose protein sequence is MSEIVLTARDLTRHYDVSRGLFKPHATVRALNGVSFELEAGKTLAVVGESGCGKSTLARALTLIEEPSSGSLKIAGQEVTGATKAQRKQLRKDVQMVFQSPYASLNPRQKVGDQLGEPLLINTSLSSAERREKVQAMMAQVGLRPEHYQRYPHMFSGGQRQRIALARAMMLQPKVLVADEPTSALDVSIQAQVLNLFMDLQQEFNTGYVFISHNLAVVRHVADTVLVMYLGKPAEMGPKEEIYNRPLHPYTQALLSATPTIHPDPSKPKIKIVGELPNPLNPPSGCPFHKRCPYATERCVTEVPELRLVDNRHVACHYAEQFVV, encoded by the coding sequence ATGAGCGAAATCGTACTCACCGCTCGTGACCTCACTCGTCACTATGATGTGTCCCGTGGGCTGTTCAAGCCGCACGCAACCGTGCGTGCGCTCAACGGCGTGTCGTTCGAACTCGAAGCTGGCAAGACACTGGCTGTGGTCGGCGAGTCCGGCTGCGGCAAGTCCACCCTCGCCCGCGCTCTGACGCTGATCGAAGAGCCTTCATCCGGTTCGCTGAAGATCGCCGGCCAGGAAGTGACCGGCGCCACCAAGGCGCAACGCAAGCAGCTGCGCAAAGACGTGCAGATGGTGTTTCAAAGCCCGTATGCATCGCTCAATCCGCGGCAGAAGGTCGGTGATCAACTGGGCGAACCCCTGTTGATCAACACCAGCCTGTCGAGTGCCGAGCGTCGCGAGAAAGTGCAGGCGATGATGGCGCAGGTCGGCCTGCGTCCCGAGCACTATCAGCGCTATCCGCACATGTTTTCCGGCGGTCAGCGTCAACGTATCGCGCTGGCGCGGGCGATGATGCTGCAGCCTAAAGTGCTGGTGGCCGATGAACCGACGTCCGCGCTCGACGTGTCGATCCAGGCCCAGGTGCTGAACCTGTTCATGGACCTGCAACAGGAGTTCAATACCGGTTACGTGTTCATCTCCCACAACCTCGCGGTGGTGCGTCACGTCGCCGACACGGTGTTGGTGATGTACCTCGGCAAGCCAGCCGAAATGGGTCCCAAGGAAGAGATCTATAACCGTCCGCTGCACCCCTACACTCAGGCGCTGTTGTCAGCGACTCCGACGATCCACCCGGACCCGTCGAAGCCGAAGATCAAGATCGTCGGCGAGCTGCCCAACCCGCTGAACCCGCCGTCTGGTTGCCCGTTCCACAAGCGCTGCCCGTACGCGACAGAACGCTGCGTCACGGAAGTGCCGGAACTGCGCCTGGTAGACAACCGCCACGTTGCCTGCCATTACGCGGAACAGTTTGTGGTGTGA
- a CDS encoding PepSY domain-containing protein, whose product MKKVLFQVHWFFGITAGLVLALMGITGALYSFEEEILDALNSDVLFVQPQARQLSLAEMVSTVEAQGKDTVGMFRIDADGDRIAQVWFKPAPGQRRGEMHNFNPYTGEFTEDAVGQDFFGFILNLHRFLAAGQYGKQVTAACTLILVFFCLSGLYLRWPRKPLNWRVWLTMDWAKKGRSFNWDLHSVFGTWCLFIYLILAITGLMWSYDWFSNGMTRLIGDAPVAGEQRRGGGGPRPAPTKDATKETTVASSTPDYDAIWQTIQSTAGPDLKTYNLRMPQAPGQMATVFYILKSAPHPRALNQITLDPANGELKAVSRYTEKSLGAQLLISNYAIHTGSYFGLTGRIIATVASLLMPLFFVTGWLLYLDRRRKKRGIRNARGGVAAPAGEPGAAWLIGFASQSGFAEQLAWQTASQLQTAGMPVKVQRLGDITEQDLNQSQNALFVVSTFGDGEAPDSARGFERKVLGRPLALGNLNYAVLGLGDRQYRQFCGFSHRLHGWLAERGGRTLFDPVEVDSGDGAALQRWQQQLGQLTGSTPATIWQAPDYQNWTLVAREWLNPGSASSKVFLLGLAGEEATLWQAGDLVEVLPRNPASAVEQFLSGLGITADTLVVVVDGLSETLGQALSTRQLPVSRSHLVGLHAQALVGALVPLAMREYSIASIPEDGSLQLIVRQELHPDGTLGLGSGWLTEHVQVGGAISMRVRRNSGFHLPAESAPMILIGNGTGLAGLRSLLKARIAAGEQRNWLLFGERNAAHDFYCADELNGWLARGDLARLDLAFSRDQAEKVYVQDRLREAADELRHWLDGGAVIYICGSLEGMAAGVDETLKALLGDRAVQDLIEQGRYRRDVY is encoded by the coding sequence TTGAAGAAAGTCCTGTTTCAAGTCCACTGGTTCTTCGGGATCACGGCGGGACTGGTGCTCGCCCTGATGGGAATCACGGGCGCGCTGTATTCGTTCGAAGAAGAAATACTCGACGCGCTCAATTCCGATGTCCTGTTCGTGCAGCCCCAGGCCCGCCAGCTGTCGTTGGCCGAGATGGTCAGCACAGTCGAAGCTCAAGGCAAGGACACCGTGGGCATGTTCCGCATTGATGCCGACGGCGACAGAATCGCTCAGGTCTGGTTCAAGCCAGCACCCGGCCAGCGCCGTGGCGAAATGCACAACTTCAATCCCTACACCGGCGAGTTCACGGAAGATGCGGTCGGTCAGGACTTTTTCGGTTTCATCCTGAATCTTCATCGCTTCCTTGCGGCTGGCCAATACGGCAAGCAAGTCACGGCGGCGTGCACGTTGATTCTGGTGTTCTTCTGCCTGTCCGGTTTGTACCTGCGATGGCCACGCAAGCCCCTTAACTGGCGCGTATGGCTGACCATGGACTGGGCGAAGAAGGGACGCAGTTTCAATTGGGACCTGCACTCGGTGTTCGGTACCTGGTGTCTGTTCATCTATCTGATTCTGGCGATCACCGGGCTGATGTGGTCTTACGACTGGTTCAGCAACGGCATGACCAGGCTGATCGGTGATGCGCCGGTGGCAGGCGAGCAGCGCCGTGGTGGCGGTGGCCCGCGGCCTGCACCTACAAAAGACGCTACCAAAGAAACTACGGTTGCCAGCTCGACACCGGATTACGACGCGATCTGGCAGACCATTCAGAGCACGGCAGGGCCGGATCTGAAAACCTACAACCTGCGCATGCCGCAGGCACCGGGACAGATGGCGACGGTGTTCTACATCCTCAAATCCGCTCCGCACCCTCGCGCGCTGAACCAGATCACCCTGGACCCTGCCAACGGCGAGCTCAAGGCCGTGTCGCGCTACACCGAGAAAAGCCTGGGCGCGCAGTTGTTGATCAGCAACTACGCGATTCATACCGGCAGCTACTTCGGGCTGACCGGGCGGATTATCGCGACCGTCGCCTCATTGCTCATGCCATTGTTCTTCGTCACCGGCTGGTTGCTGTACCTGGACCGCCGACGCAAGAAGCGCGGGATTCGCAATGCCCGAGGTGGAGTCGCTGCGCCGGCAGGTGAGCCGGGTGCGGCATGGCTGATCGGCTTTGCCAGCCAGAGCGGATTCGCCGAGCAACTCGCCTGGCAGACGGCGAGCCAGCTGCAAACCGCCGGTATGCCGGTCAAGGTGCAGCGTCTGGGCGACATCACCGAGCAGGATCTGAATCAGAGCCAGAACGCGTTGTTCGTGGTGAGTACGTTCGGTGACGGCGAGGCGCCGGACAGCGCTCGGGGGTTTGAGCGCAAAGTGCTGGGCCGGCCGCTGGCGCTTGGCAATCTCAACTACGCGGTGCTTGGACTGGGCGATCGCCAGTATCGACAGTTTTGCGGGTTCTCTCACCGGCTGCATGGCTGGCTCGCGGAGCGTGGCGGTCGCACGCTGTTCGACCCGGTGGAAGTGGACAGCGGCGACGGTGCAGCGCTGCAACGCTGGCAACAGCAGTTGGGCCAGTTGACGGGTTCGACGCCGGCGACGATCTGGCAAGCGCCGGATTATCAGAACTGGACACTTGTGGCCCGAGAATGGCTGAACCCGGGGAGCGCAAGCTCGAAGGTGTTTTTGCTTGGGTTAGCGGGTGAAGAGGCGACGCTTTGGCAGGCCGGCGATCTGGTTGAGGTATTACCGCGTAACCCAGCGTCTGCGGTCGAGCAGTTTCTTTCAGGGCTGGGAATCACGGCTGACACATTGGTGGTGGTGGTGGACGGGTTGAGTGAGACGCTCGGTCAAGCCTTGAGCACGCGTCAGCTACCGGTAAGCCGCAGTCACTTGGTGGGCTTGCATGCACAGGCATTGGTAGGCGCATTGGTGCCGCTGGCCATGCGCGAATATTCGATCGCGTCGATCCCCGAAGACGGCTCGTTACAGCTGATCGTGCGCCAGGAGCTGCATCCTGATGGCACTCTCGGGCTGGGTTCGGGCTGGCTGACCGAGCATGTTCAGGTCGGCGGCGCGATCAGTATGCGGGTGCGTCGCAACAGTGGTTTCCATCTGCCGGCCGAATCGGCGCCGATGATTTTGATCGGCAACGGTACCGGCTTGGCGGGCTTGCGCAGCTTGCTGAAAGCCCGGATTGCAGCGGGCGAGCAGCGCAACTGGTTGCTCTTTGGCGAGCGCAACGCAGCCCACGATTTCTATTGTGCCGATGAGCTCAACGGCTGGCTGGCGAGGGGTGATCTGGCGCGTCTGGATCTTGCGTTTTCCCGGGATCAGGCCGAAAAAGTCTATGTGCAGGATCGTCTTCGCGAGGCCGCTGATGAGCTGCGTCACTGGCTGGATGGTGGCGCTGTGATCTACATCTGCGGCAGTCTGGAAGGCATGGCCGCTGGCGTTGACGAAACGTTGAAAGCGTTACTGGGTGACCGCGCCGTTCAGGACTTGATCGAGCAGGGCCGTTATCGGCGGGATGTGTATTGA
- a CDS encoding ABC transporter permease subunit — protein MFSFIARRVGLLIPTFFGITLLTFALIRLIPGDPVEVMMGERRVDPEMHAQAMERLGLNKPLYAQYIDYVGKLAHGDLGESLRTRTSVWSEFTSLFPATLELSIAALIFAGILGLLAGVIAALKRGSLFDHGVMGISLAGYSMPIFWWGLILIMFFSVSLGWTPVSGRIDLLYDIPPRTGFMLIDTLLSDEEGSFMDALRHLILPAIVLGTIPLAVIARMTRSSMLEVLREDYVRTARAKGLSPARVVFVHGLRNALIPVLTVFGLQVGTLLAGAVLTETIFSWPGIGKWLIEAIGARDYPVVQNGILLIACLVILVNFVVDILYGFANPRIRHQR, from the coding sequence ATGTTTAGTTTTATCGCTCGCCGAGTGGGGTTGCTCATACCCACCTTCTTCGGCATCACCTTGCTGACCTTCGCACTGATCCGTCTGATTCCGGGCGACCCTGTGGAAGTCATGATGGGTGAACGCCGGGTCGATCCGGAAATGCACGCCCAAGCCATGGAACGTCTTGGCCTGAACAAACCCCTTTATGCGCAATACATCGATTACGTAGGCAAACTCGCCCATGGCGACCTGGGCGAATCGCTGCGTACGCGCACGAGCGTGTGGTCCGAATTCACTTCGCTGTTCCCGGCAACACTGGAACTGTCGATTGCGGCGCTGATTTTTGCAGGCATTCTCGGGCTGCTGGCCGGGGTCATTGCAGCCTTGAAGCGAGGGTCCCTGTTCGACCATGGGGTCATGGGTATCTCCCTGGCGGGGTACTCGATGCCGATCTTCTGGTGGGGCCTGATCCTGATCATGTTCTTCTCGGTATCGCTGGGCTGGACCCCGGTATCGGGTCGTATCGACCTGCTGTACGACATTCCTCCCAGAACCGGTTTCATGCTGATCGACACCTTGCTCAGCGATGAAGAAGGCTCGTTCATGGACGCCCTGCGTCACCTGATCCTGCCGGCCATCGTGCTGGGCACCATTCCGTTGGCGGTCATCGCCCGGATGACACGCTCCTCGATGCTCGAAGTCCTGCGTGAAGACTACGTGCGGACCGCCCGTGCCAAAGGCCTGTCGCCGGCGCGCGTGGTGTTCGTTCACGGTCTGCGCAACGCGTTGATCCCGGTCTTGACCGTGTTCGGCCTGCAAGTCGGCACACTGCTGGCCGGTGCGGTTCTGACCGAGACTATCTTCTCCTGGCCGGGCATCGGCAAGTGGCTGATCGAAGCCATCGGCGCCCGCGACTACCCTGTCGTGCAAAACGGCATCCTGCTAATCGCCTGCCTGGTGATTCTGGTCAACTTCGTGGTGGACATCCTCTACGGCTTTGCCAACCCACGCATTCGTCATCAGCGCTGA
- a CDS encoding ABC transporter substrate-binding protein encodes MALFSVAVGVSAKPLVVCTEASPEGFDPALYTTAVTADASAETIYNRLVDFKPGSTEIVPALADTWEISDDGLTYTFHLRKGVKFHTTEYFKPTRDMNADDVVWSFQRQLDPNHPWHKQSPVGYPYFESMGFKELLKSVEKVDDSTVKFTLTRREAPFLADVAMAFASVYSAEYADQLQKTNKTDNLNSQPIGTGPFVFQRYAKDAQVRFKANPDYFRGKPPADTLIFAIATDNNVRLQKLKANECQIALYPKPDDIPSIKKDSNLKVDELNAMTTAYIAMNTTHKFMSDVRVRKAIEIAFDKEAYVNALFGKGNATVAVNPYPDTLLGYNKTLKNPAHDLDKARALLKEAGVPDGTVLTLFTRNGGGPTNPNPMLGAQMMQADLAKVGIKLDIRVMEWGEMLKRAKNGEHDMVSAGWAGDNGDPDNFLTPNLSCEAAKNGENYARWCNQKFQTLIDQAREKTDPAERAALYEQAQAIFNQDLPWISMAHTKMFTAMRNNVEGYHISPLTTNNFATTQVK; translated from the coding sequence ATGGCGCTGTTCAGCGTCGCAGTCGGCGTTTCGGCCAAGCCTCTGGTGGTCTGCACTGAAGCCAGTCCGGAAGGTTTCGACCCTGCGCTCTACACCACGGCCGTGACCGCTGATGCTTCGGCGGAAACCATCTACAACCGTCTGGTGGACTTCAAGCCGGGCTCAACCGAGATCGTTCCCGCGCTGGCCGACACCTGGGAAATCAGCGATGACGGTCTGACCTACACGTTCCACCTGCGCAAGGGCGTCAAGTTCCACACCACCGAATACTTCAAACCAACCCGCGACATGAACGCCGATGACGTGGTCTGGAGCTTCCAGCGTCAACTGGACCCCAACCACCCGTGGCATAAACAGTCGCCGGTCGGTTACCCCTATTTCGAGAGCATGGGTTTCAAAGAGCTGCTGAAGAGTGTCGAGAAGGTCGACGACAGCACCGTCAAATTTACCCTGACTCGCCGTGAGGCGCCGTTCCTGGCTGACGTGGCCATGGCATTCGCCTCCGTCTACTCGGCCGAGTACGCCGATCAGTTGCAGAAAACCAACAAGACCGACAACCTCAACAGCCAACCCATCGGCACCGGTCCGTTTGTCTTCCAGCGCTACGCCAAAGATGCTCAGGTGCGCTTCAAGGCCAATCCGGATTACTTCCGTGGCAAACCGCCGGCTGACACGCTGATCTTCGCCATCGCCACGGATAACAACGTGCGCCTGCAGAAACTCAAGGCCAACGAGTGCCAGATCGCGCTCTACCCCAAGCCTGACGACATCCCCAGCATCAAGAAAGATTCCAACCTCAAGGTCGACGAGCTGAACGCGATGACGACCGCGTACATCGCCATGAACACGACCCACAAATTCATGAGCGATGTGCGAGTGCGCAAGGCGATTGAAATTGCCTTCGACAAAGAGGCTTATGTCAACGCGCTGTTTGGCAAAGGCAACGCAACCGTTGCGGTCAACCCCTACCCGGATACCCTGCTCGGTTACAACAAGACGCTGAAGAACCCGGCGCATGACCTGGACAAGGCGCGAGCGTTGCTCAAGGAAGCCGGCGTGCCGGACGGCACTGTGTTGACACTGTTCACCCGCAACGGCGGCGGGCCGACCAACCCCAACCCGATGCTCGGCGCGCAAATGATGCAGGCCGACCTGGCCAAAGTCGGCATTAAGTTAGATATACGCGTCATGGAATGGGGCGAAATGCTCAAACGTGCCAAAAACGGCGAACACGACATGGTGTCCGCAGGCTGGGCAGGTGACAATGGCGACCCTGATAACTTCCTGACCCCGAACCTTAGTTGCGAGGCCGCCAAAAACGGCGAAAACTACGCGCGCTGGTGCAATCAGAAGTTTCAGACGCTGATCGATCAGGCCCGGGAAAAAACCGACCCGGCCGAACGTGCCGCGCTTTATGAGCAGGCCCAGGCAATCTTCAATCAAGATCTGCCCTGGATCAGCATGGCTCACACCAAGATGTTCACTGCAATGCGCAACAACGTGGAGGGTTACCACATCAGCCCTCTCACCACTAATAACTTCGCTACCACCCAAGTGAAGTAG
- a CDS encoding ABC transporter permease subunit — protein MSTTTPVVAVDQSLLYPSVYKEFWQHFSKNKGAVAGLAFMLVIVFCALFAPWVAPHDPSEQYRDFLLTPPVWLEGGQWQFLLGTDELGRDLLSRLIQGSRLSLLIGLSSVVMSLIPGILMGLLAGFFPKILGPTIMRLMDIMLALPSLLLAVAIVAILGPGLINTVIAIAIVSLPSYVRLTRAAVMGELNRDYVTAARLAGATLPRLMFITVLPNCMAPLIVQATLSFSSAILDAAALGFLGLGVQPPTPEWGTMLASARDYIERAWWVVSLPGLTILLSVLAINLMGDGLRDALDPKLKNAA, from the coding sequence ATGAGCACAACTACTCCCGTAGTAGCAGTCGATCAAAGCCTGCTCTACCCGTCTGTCTACAAAGAGTTCTGGCAGCACTTCTCGAAGAACAAAGGCGCCGTGGCCGGTCTGGCATTCATGCTGGTCATCGTGTTTTGCGCCCTCTTCGCGCCGTGGGTCGCCCCCCATGACCCAAGCGAGCAGTACCGTGATTTCCTGCTGACCCCTCCGGTCTGGCTGGAAGGCGGGCAATGGCAGTTCCTGCTGGGCACCGATGAACTGGGCCGCGACTTGCTGTCACGCCTGATTCAGGGCTCGCGCCTGTCGCTGCTGATCGGTTTGTCGTCGGTGGTCATGTCGCTGATTCCCGGGATTCTGATGGGCCTGTTGGCCGGCTTCTTCCCGAAAATCCTCGGTCCGACCATCATGCGTCTGATGGACATCATGCTCGCACTGCCATCGCTGCTGCTGGCTGTGGCGATCGTCGCAATCCTCGGCCCTGGCCTGATCAACACCGTCATCGCCATTGCCATCGTGTCGCTGCCGTCTTACGTACGTCTGACCCGCGCCGCCGTGATGGGCGAACTGAACCGCGATTACGTGACCGCTGCGCGCCTGGCCGGCGCTACCCTGCCGCGCCTGATGTTCATCACCGTCCTGCCCAACTGCATGGCACCGCTGATCGTCCAGGCAACGCTGAGCTTCTCGTCGGCCATCCTTGACGCCGCCGCGCTGGGTTTCCTCGGTCTGGGCGTTCAACCGCCAACGCCTGAGTGGGGCACCATGCTCGCTTCGGCCCGCGACTACATCGAACGCGCCTGGTGGGTGGTGAGCCTTCCGGGTCTGACCATTTTGCTCAGCGTGCTGGCAATCAACCTGATGGGCGACGGTCTGCGCGATGCGCTGGACCCGAAACTCAAGAACGCCGCCTGA